TTGGAATCTCGCCTCATCCAGCTTGCGCAAACAGACATATTGGTCCGGAGATTTTCCGAGTCTCGCGTCAATCGTCAGGTTGAGATGGCGAGCCAGTTTGGCAATATCGCCTTCCGGTTTTACGAGCTGCTCAATCAGCGACTCATTCGCACAGGCAATGATGGCGGGCTTTCTCGTATATCGTGCATAGCAGATGGCGTACAGCAAGTAAGCCAATGTTTTTCCCGTGCCTACTCCCGCCTCTGCAAAAATCGTTTGCTTTTCTATAAAAGCCCGTTCAAGCTGAAAGGCCATGTAGATTTGCTCATCACGCACCTCGAATCCAGCCTCAGGCAATACTTCATAAAAAACGTCCGCTACCCAATCACTCACCTGAGAGATGAACGGCTGGGACGGATCGTAGGCAAAAGGATAACGTTCCAATTGTGACCGGCCTCCAATAATGAAAAGAATCGTCAAGCATAGATGCCAACATGTTATGATGACATGTCTTGACGATAAACACAATACAGATGAGAGAAAAAACCATTCCTTTTCGTGGTAAGATAAGGATGGTAGAAAAGTAGAATGAAACAGGAGTGAACAAGCCAATGGAAAAAGTAATGTTTATTGAAATAGGAATGGGTATCGACATGCATGGACAAAACGTCACCAAAGCCGCAGTCCGCGCTGTTCAAAATGCCATCCATCATAATTCGATGCCTGGACTGCGTTCTGTCCTGCCAGGAAACGATATCCATAACATGAAAGTAAATGTGAGACTGGCCGTTCCTGCTGACAAGGACAAGCTCGACTTGGAAACGGTTCGTAAAGCACTGCCTTACGGGGAAGTCTCCTTCGAAATCGTCGATGGCGGCATGCTGACGAGCAGTGGCGTCGTGATCGCTGAAAAAGAGGACAAGAACGACCTTGCCTATATCGTCATTGCTTCCGTAGAGGTAGGATACTAGAATACCGGCTCATCCACTACATGTGGGTGAAACTGATAACACTCCAACTCTATTTCTCCTGCTGCTGACACGACTATCCCTTCACTTTCCAACGCCATTTTTTGCAGCGTGAACGAATCCAAATCTTGCAATCCGA
This genomic stretch from Brevibacillus sp. DP1.3A harbors:
- a CDS encoding Lin0512 family protein, translating into MEKVMFIEIGMGIDMHGQNVTKAAVRAVQNAIHHNSMPGLRSVLPGNDIHNMKVNVRLAVPADKDKLDLETVRKALPYGEVSFEIVDGGMLTSSGVVIAEKEDKNDLAYIVIASVEVGY